The following DNA comes from Hahella chejuensis KCTC 2396.
ATGTGTCTGGTCTACTGCGGGTTATTCCTGTATGGCGGTTGGATCTACCTCGCCAAAATGCACAAGATCGGCATCGAACTCAGCGACATTCCCGTGCCTCGCTGGGTTGCGCAAAGCATCCTGTTCATTGGTTTCATCCTGTTGGCAATTCGCTTCCTGCAATTGCTGTGGGCGATCATCGTCGGTAAGTCCAACGGCTTCGAGTTCGTAGATGAAGCCAAAGAAAGCATGCATCTCGCCGATGAGACAGCGGGAGCTTCCACTTCAGCGCAAGGTAACCGCCCATGACCGCCACCGTACTTTTCATCCTGCTGTTCACTTGCATGCTGATGGGCATGCCGATCGCCGTCGCCTTGGGTCTGTCCAGTATCGTCACGATTCTGTTTTTCGCCCCGGACACGTCACTGGCGTCCATAGCGCTGAAGATGTTTGAGGCGACTTCCAGCCACTATACGCTGCTGGCGATTCCATTCTTTATTTTGTCTTCCGCGTTTCTTTCCACCGGAGGCGTGGCGCGACGTCTGATTGACTTCGCCGTCAGCAGCGTCGGCCATATTCGCGGCGGCCTGGGTATGGCGTCCGTCATGGCCTGTATGCTGTTCGCGGCGGTATCCGGTTCCTCGCCCGCAACCGTAGCGGCGATAGGCTCGATCGTCATCGCCGGTATGGTGCGCGCGGGTTATCCGCAAAGCTTCGGCGCAGGCCTGATCGCCAACGCCGGTACGCTGGGCATTCTTATCCCTCCTTCCATCGTCATGCTGGTGTACGCCGCCGCGACGGAAGTCTCCGCGGCGCGCATGTTTATGGCTGGCCTGATTCCCGGTTTGATGATGGGCGGCATTCTGATGATCGCCATCTATATCGCCGCACGCATTAAGAAACTGCCCTCTCAGCCATTCCCCGGCGTCAAAACACTCATCAAAACCGGTGTAGTCGCAATGGGTGGAATCATGCTGATCGTTATCGTGTTGGGCTCCATTTACGGCGGCGTCGCCAGTCCAACGGAAGCCGCAGCGGTAGCGGCGGTATACGCCTACCTGATCGCCGTTATTGGCTATCGTGATATTGGTCCGTTGAAAGACATCGCCTGGCGCAACCAAGGCGAAGCGATTCCCAGCGCAGTGATCCGCAACACTCTGCAATGCGCCTTGGCGCTGCCCAAGTCAGTGACCGATAAAGAAGTGCGTCACGTGGTGCTGGATGCGGCCAAAGTCAGTCTGATGCTGTTGTTCATCATCGCCAACGCTATGCTGTTCGCCCACGTACTGACGTCCGAAGGCATTCCTCAGGCCATCGCCGCGACTATCGTAGAGTGGGGCTTACCGGCATGGGGCTTCCTTATTGTGGTGAATATTCTGCTGTTGATGGCGGGCAACTTCATGGAACCCTCCGCCATTCTGCTGATCATGGCGCCGATTCTGTTCCCCATCGCCACCCAGCTGGGCATCGACCCGATACACCTTGGCATTATTATGGTGGTGAATATGGAAATTGGCATGCTAACGCCGCCAGTAGGGCTAAACTTATTCGTAACAGCGGGCATAACCAATCGCTCCATCGGTTGGGTCATTCGCGCCGCCCTGCCCTGGCTGGGCCTCCTCCTGGGCTTCCTGATCCTGATTACATACGTGCCGCAAATATCTCTGTTCCTGCCGGAATACATCGACAAGCTACAGGGATACAACTAAAAGGCGCGTAAATACGCATAAATAGAGGAGGCGTTAGGTAGAGCGTAACGAGATTCGCAAACGTCCGCATACTCTCGCGGATATTCAGGGGTAGGTCCCACTACCCCTTTTTTTGCTGACTGGCGAGACAGAAAAACATAACAAATAATTATATAAAACAAGGAAATACAACCATCGGGAATAACATGAAATAATAACAAGCAATATTCACATACCCGGAGGCAATAATGAAAATCCTAACTGCGGCCCTAACCGCACTGTGCATGGGAGCGGCGACGCTGGCTTCCGCTGAAGACAAGCTGGTCTTCAACACACAGGATTTCAGACCTTTCACTTATCTGGAAAAAGGCGAAGTCGCCGGCCCAGGCACCGAGCTGGTAAAACTCATCTGTAAAGCATCCGAAATCCAATGCGAGTTCAACTTGCTGGACTGGACGGTCGCGCAACAGCAGGCCAAAGAAAAGCAGGTCGATGGCCTTTATGTCATCGGGTGGAATGAGCAGCGCAGCGAGTGGCTGCACTATTCCCTGCCCATCCTGAAAACCAGTTACGGTTTCTTCGTTAGCGAAAGCGACACCAGGCAATATTCAACCCTCTACAATTTCTCTGAGCATCAGGTTGGCGTATTCGGTCCCTCCAACACCTCCAAAACGCTGGAGACTATTGGTACCGCCATGCCCACGATGAAAATCGTGCTAGCGAAAGACGATCTGGTGTCTTTCCGTATGCTGAGCGATAAAAAAGTGGATTCAGTTTATTCAAACCGTGATGTCGGTTTTGAAATTCTGCGCCAACTGGGCCTCAAGGACATTCGCTTCGCCTGGAACCACAAGTCGATCAACTACTACGTCGGTTTCGTCAAAGGCCACACTTCCCGCAAAGTAATAAATAAGTTCAACAAGACTCTGCGCCAGTTATACAAAGACGGCGAAGCGCAGAAAGTTCTGGATAAATATCAATTGGAGTCGTCCATGTAAGCGGCGCTGCTGGAACCCCCCAGCGCCTGCCGCAATCTATCCTCCGCGGATTGTCCGGCGACCCTTGAGAACTGGGCATAACCTCACTAGACTGGCGGGTACGGCAGGCGGTCCCCTTTTGACAATGGGACCGCTCCAACTTAACTCTTAATATCGTTCCCTTGTTTTAACGCCAGTTGCCTATCTGCGCTTTTAAACCCGGTCCGATTGAGTTTTACGATAACGAGGCGGAAACACACGAGGGAACGCCCACGGCGGCGTGCTCAACCACCTCACCAAACCTTAAAGGTGCTTTTATGTCTGATATCAAACCCCGGGTTGTGAGCATTCACTACACACTGACTAACGACGATGGCGAAGTGATCGACAGCTCCGCCGGCGGCGAGCCATTGGCCTATCTGGAAGGCGCTCAAAACATTATTCCGGGACTGGAAAACGCCCTGCGTGAATTGTCCGCTGGCGACAAACAGAAAGTATCGGTAGATCCCGCCGACGCGTATGGCGAGTACTCTGCGGAACTGGTTCAGGTTGTTCCGCTGGAAGCTTTCGAAGGCGTAGAGAAAGTTGAGCCTGGCATGCAGTTCCATGCACAGACTGCAGGCGGCGCGCGCGTCATCGTGGTTATGGAAGTGTCCGACGACACCGCCACTATCGACGCCAACCACCCTCTGGCCGGCCAAACGCTGC
Coding sequences within:
- a CDS encoding TRAP transporter small permease; the protein is MFGRIVHRFEESVLCLLLVSMTLLVFSETMLRFFFNTGLLWAEEATLYLGAWMVLFGASYGVRVNAHIGVDAFVKLLPKGPRRAVAALAVVMCLVYCGLFLYGGWIYLAKMHKIGIELSDIPVPRWVAQSILFIGFILLAIRFLQLLWAIIVGKSNGFEFVDEAKESMHLADETAGASTSAQGNRP
- a CDS encoding TRAP transporter large permease — its product is MTATVLFILLFTCMLMGMPIAVALGLSSIVTILFFAPDTSLASIALKMFEATSSHYTLLAIPFFILSSAFLSTGGVARRLIDFAVSSVGHIRGGLGMASVMACMLFAAVSGSSPATVAAIGSIVIAGMVRAGYPQSFGAGLIANAGTLGILIPPSIVMLVYAAATEVSAARMFMAGLIPGLMMGGILMIAIYIAARIKKLPSQPFPGVKTLIKTGVVAMGGIMLIVIVLGSIYGGVASPTEAAAVAAVYAYLIAVIGYRDIGPLKDIAWRNQGEAIPSAVIRNTLQCALALPKSVTDKEVRHVVLDAAKVSLMLLFIIANAMLFAHVLTSEGIPQAIAATIVEWGLPAWGFLIVVNILLLMAGNFMEPSAILLIMAPILFPIATQLGIDPIHLGIIMVVNMEIGMLTPPVGLNLFVTAGITNRSIGWVIRAALPWLGLLLGFLILITYVPQISLFLPEYIDKLQGYN
- a CDS encoding substrate-binding periplasmic protein, which produces MKILTAALTALCMGAATLASAEDKLVFNTQDFRPFTYLEKGEVAGPGTELVKLICKASEIQCEFNLLDWTVAQQQAKEKQVDGLYVIGWNEQRSEWLHYSLPILKTSYGFFVSESDTRQYSTLYNFSEHQVGVFGPSNTSKTLETIGTAMPTMKIVLAKDDLVSFRMLSDKKVDSVYSNRDVGFEILRQLGLKDIRFAWNHKSINYYVGFVKGHTSRKVINKFNKTLRQLYKDGEAQKVLDKYQLESSM
- a CDS encoding FKBP-type peptidyl-prolyl cis-trans isomerase: MSDIKPRVVSIHYTLTNDDGEVIDSSAGGEPLAYLEGAQNIIPGLENALRELSAGDKQKVSVDPADAYGEYSAELVQVVPLEAFEGVEKVEPGMQFHAQTAGGARVIVVMEVSDDTATIDANHPLAGQTLHFDVEIVEMREPTEEELSHGHVHGEGGHHH